One Alphaproteobacteria bacterium DNA window includes the following coding sequences:
- a CDS encoding EamA family transporter: VLFLAVLAIPEGFFAALPTFTVGDWLAVLFIGASSGIGYFLWLWALQNTTPTRVTIFMALSPMTATALGWVLLAEPVTALFLAGLAAVAAGLVTAHWPGARESEGAA, translated from the coding sequence CGGTCTTGTTCCTGGCCGTGTTGGCCATTCCCGAGGGCTTCTTCGCCGCCCTGCCGACGTTCACCGTGGGCGACTGGCTGGCCGTGCTGTTCATCGGTGCCTCCAGCGGCATCGGCTATTTCCTCTGGCTCTGGGCCTTGCAGAACACCACGCCGACGCGGGTGACGATCTTCATGGCGCTGAGCCCCATGACCGCCACGGCGCTGGGCTGGGTGTTGCTCGCGGAGCCGGTGACGGCGCTCTTCCTCGCCGGTCTCGCCGCCGTCGCCGCCGGTCTGGTCACCGCCCACTGGCCCGGCGCCCGCGAAAGTGAAGGCGCGGCCTAG